One window of Populus nigra chromosome 5, ddPopNigr1.1, whole genome shotgun sequence genomic DNA carries:
- the LOC133694605 gene encoding protein kinase STUNTED — MRMLLREGERMADSGDSTVIVGVKLDPASRELLTWALVKVAQPGDTVIALHILDNNEIVDREGKSSLLSLVKAFDNVLAVYEGFCNLKQVDLKLKICRGSSIRRILVREAKSYTATKVIVGATRNHLSIWPSTSVAKYCAKKLPKDCSVLAFNNGKVVFQRERTPNNTGAKDHVQNGLLGVVHKTISFEKNSRVSNEGGTNEASRNDQDNGLTLEQVLMKARSNSLASIMKENCSVCGSVMKPADDSCNQSAEASCGDSDGDDKSLALVPVPRVEEPTSSVSTLISQVPELKPGWPLLRSSVLPNRKTSDRSLVRQISVVQWAMRLPSRQLSLSTVNSDHKQDVSDKGEEQLNLDGENGAIVAVGMETATAPLSPDHNSRTLPKELEGLHEKYSATCRLFQCQELLSATSNFLAENLIGKGGSSQVYKGCLPDGKELAVKILKPSEDVLKEFVQEIEIITTLSHKNIISLLGFCFEEKNLLLVYDFLSRGSLEENLHGNKKDPHAFGWNERYKVALGIAEALDYLHSCSAQPVIHRDVKSSNILLSDDFEPQLSDFGLANWAPTSSSHIICNDVAGTFGYLAPEYFMYGKVNNKIDVYAFGVVLLELLSGKKPISNDLPKGQESLVMWAKPILNGGKVSQLLDPILGDSCDRDQMERMVLAATLCVRRAPRARPQMSLVVKLLQGDAEVTRWARLQVNAVEESDVLDDEACPRSNLQSHLNLALLDVENDSLSSSSLERSISLQDYLQGRWSRSSSLD, encoded by the exons ATGAGAATGCTGCTGCGTGAAGGAGAGAGAATGGCAGACTCCGGTGACAGTACGGTGATAGTAGGAGTCAAGCTTGACCCAGCGAGTAGAGAGCTTTTGACTTGGGCTTTGGTCAAAGTGGCTCAACCTGGAGATACTGTTATTGCTCTTCATATCCTTGATAATAATG AAATCGTGGATCGTGAAGGGAAATCTTCGCTTCTCTCGCTTGTGAAAGCTTTTGACAATGTTCTTGCTGTTTATGAAGGTTTCTGCAACTTGAAACag GTGGATCTCAAGCTCAAGATATGCAGAGGTTCATCAATTCGGAGAATTTTAGTCAGGGAAGCAAAATCTTATACAGCAACAAAGGTTATTGTTGGAGCTACCAGGAATCATCTTTCAATCTGGCCATCAACATCTGTGGCCAAGTATTGTGCTAAAAAACTACCAAAGGATTGTTCTGTTCTTGCTTTCAATAATGGGAAAGTTGTGTTTCAAAGGGAGCGCACTCCAAATAATACCG GAGCTAAAGATCATGTTCAGAATGGTTTGCTTGGTGTTGTTCACAAGACAATTTCATTTGAGAAAAATTCTAGAGTATCGAATGAAGGCGGTACCAACGAGGCCTCTAGGAACGATCAGGACAATGGCCTGACTTTGGAGCAGGTGTTAATGAAAGCTCGTTCCAATAGTTTGGCAAGTATCATGAAAGAGAACTGCTCGGTTTGTGGATCGGTTATGAAACCTGCTGATGATTCCTGTAATCAATCTGCAGAAGCATCTTGTGGTGACAGTGATGGCGATGACAAGTCGTTAGCTCTAGTTCCAGTACCAAGGGTAGAGGAACCCACGAGTTCAGTTTCCACGTTAATTAGTCAAGTGCCTGAATTGAAACCTGGTTGGCCACTACTCCGTAGTTCTGTTTTACCGAATCGAAAAACATCAGATAGATCTTTAGTGAGGCAGATCTCTGTGGTTCAATGGGCAATGAGGTTGCCCAGCAGGCAACTCTCACTATCCACTGTCAATTCAGATCACAAACAGGATGTTTCTGATAAGGGTGAAGAGCAATTGAATTTAGATGGAGAAAATGGTGCAATTGTTGCCGTTGGAATGGAGACAGCGACAGCTCCGCTTTCTCCTGACCACAACTCGAGAACTCTGCCAAAAGAATTGGAGGGTCTTCATGAGAAATACTCAGCAACTTGCAGATTGTTTCAGTGCCAAGAACTTCTCTCAGCCACGTCCAACTTCTTGGCTG aaaatttgaTTGGGAAAGGGGGCAGCAGTCAGGTCTATAAAGGTTGCCTTCCCGACGGCAAGGAACTTGCTGTGAAAATCTTAAAGCCATCTGAAGATGTACTGAAGGAATTTGTTCAGGAAATTGAGATTATCACTACCTTATCTCACAAGAACATCATTTCTCTCTTGGGGTTCtgttttgaggaaaaaaatctTCTCTTGGTTTACGATTTCCTGTCAAGAGGAAGTCTTGAAGAGAATCTTCACg GTAACAAGAAGGACCCACATGCATTTGGTTGGAATGAGAGATATAAGGTGGCTTTAGGAATCGCAGAGGCCTTGGACTATCTTCATAGCTGCAGTGCTCAACCTGTGATCCACAGAGATGTTAAATCATCAAATATCCTATTGTCTGATGATTTTGAGCCACAG CTctctgattttggacttgctAATTGGGCACCGACCTCCTCATCTCATATAATCTGCAATGATGTTGCTGGAACTTTTGG TTACTTGGCTCCTGAATACTTCATGTATGGCAAAGTAAACAACAAGATTGATGTCTATGCATTTGGTGTTGTACTCCTCGAGCTTCTTTCAGGGAAAAAGCCAATAAGCAATGATCTTCCTAAAGGCCAGGAGAGCCTAGTTATGTGG GCAAAACCAATCCTAAATGGTGGAAAGGTTTCCCAATTGTTAGACCCAATCTTGGGTGATAGCTGTGATCGTGATCAGATGGAGAGGATGGTTTTAGCCGCCACTCTCTGTGTAAGACGTGCCCCACGAGCTAGGCCTCAAATGAGCCTT GTTGTGAAGCTCCTCCAAGGAGATGCGGAAGTGACCAGGTGGGCACGGCTGCAAGTTAATGCTGTGGAAGAATCTGACGTGTTGGATGATGAAGCATGTCCGCGTTCTAATCTTCAGTCCCATCTTAACCTTGCATTGCTGGATGTTGAGAATGATTCACTCTCCTCGAGCAGCTTAGAGCGGAGCATATCATTGCAGGATTACTTGCAAGGCAGGTGGAGCCGCTCATCAAGCTTAGACTAA